In Microbulbifer elongatus, the DNA window CCGAGACTTTTGCCTTCAAACAGCGAAATACCCATGCGGGCACCATCGCTGTTTTTTTGAATTTTCAGTAACTGCCCGCTCTCTTTTACATAGTAGAGGTCGCCGGCCAGCATCACTTCAAACAGAGGGCGCATCTCGGCACCCCCGGCCTGCTCCAGCTGTCGCACCAGATCGCCGGTTTTCTTCAGGCTGGCGCCTGGGAGCTGCTGGAGCACAGAACCCACAGCGGGTGCTGTGGGTTCTGTTTGCGCCAGCGGACTGCCGGTTGGCAGCAGCAATACCGTCGCTACTGCCATCCAAAGCTTGAGTAGTAAAACCTTCACTAAACTCTCCGCATCTTTTTAAGTTTCAACCGTCAGCTTGCCATTCGGCTTACTGGGCCTGGCCGCTACAGGCCTTGGACTGGGTGTTGTAGTTGCCGCATTTGATCGGCGCGGTCCAGTCGGCAATCAGGTCTTTGGATCCCGGCAGGAAGTCGGACCAGGCATCGCCGGCAACCACGCCATCGGTTTCCCACACCACTTCGAACTGGCCGTCGTCCTGAATCTCACCGATAAATACCGGCTTGGACAGGTGGTGGTTCTTGTTCATCTTCGCCATACCGCCGGTGAGGTTGGGGAACTCGATGCCGATCATCGCCTGCTCTACTGCATCCACATCGGTGGTACCCGCTTTTTCTACAGCCTTGGCCCACATGTTGAAACCGATATAGGTGGCTTCCATGGGATCGTTGGTTACGCGCTTCTCGTCGCCGATGAACTTTTTCCACTGCTGTACGAAGTACTCGTTGGCTTCGCTATCAATGCCCTGGAAGTAGTTCCACGCGGCAAGGTGGCCTACCAGTGGACCGGTGTCGATGCCGGACAGTTCTTCCTCACCCACGGAGAAAGCCACTACCGGAATATCTTCGGAACTGACGCCCTGGTTGGCGAGTTCTTTGTAGAAGGGCACATTGGCATCGCCGTTGATGGTGGAAACCACCGCGGTTTTCTTGCCGGCACTGCCGAATTTCTTGATGTCAGACACGATGCTCTGCCAGTCGGAGTGGCCGAACGGGGTGTAGCTGATCATGATGTCTTCCTCGGCCACACCGGAGGATTCCAGATAGGCTTCCAGAATCTTGTTGGTGGTACGCGGATACACATAGTCGGTGCCCGCCAGTACCCAGCGCTCTACTTCCAGGTCCGACATCAGATAGTCCACCGCCGGGATCGCCTGCTGGTTGGGCGAAGCACCGGTGTAGAACACATTCCTGGAAGACTCCTCGCCTTCGTACTGCACCGGGTAGAACATCAACCCGTTCAATTCTTCCACCACCGGCAGAACGGATTTTCGGGATACGGAAGTCCAGCAACCGAAGATCACATCCACCTTTTCTTTGGTCAGCAGCTCGCGGGCTTTTTCTGCAAACAGTGGCCAGTCTGAGGCTGGATCCACCACGACTGCTTCCAGTTTCTTGCCCAGCAGACCGCCCTTGCGGTTCTGCTCGTCCACCATCATCAGTACCGTGTCTTTCAGGGTAGTTTCACTGATGGCCATGGTGCCGGAGAGGGAGTGCAGTACTCCCACCTTGATGGTTTCCGCGGCCAGGGCCACGCTGCTGATAACAGTGGTACCGGCGGCCAAGGCGAGACCGGCAAAGTAATTTTTGAGTTTCATGAGCTTGCTCCAGAATTATTCGAATTGGGTTTATAGCTGTACCTGCATACCGAGACTGAACGTATCAGTATCCGCGCCCGCGTAGCCGGAAGCGTTGGCATCGCCAGAGACATAGTTGAAGTTGAGGCGGGTGTTGTGGCCATTGACCACATAGTTGAGGCCGAGCTCGGTTGCGCTGCTACTGACGCCATCCGATGGGCTGTTCTCCACCAGGCGCAAATAGGGCTGAAACTTGCCTGGGCCAACGTCGCTGGGGAAAAGGTAGGCCGCAGTGGCAAACGCGGATTCGCCATCGAACAGACAGAAGCACTCACCCATTGCGGGCATGGAAGCCAGGGTGTAATCCGCATCGAAGCTTTTGTACTCCGCTTCCACCGTCACCACACCGCCGCCACCAAGTACGGTTTCCGACAGCATGTCGATGGTCCAGCCGGAGAAATCCCCCGCTTCGAATTCAGAGCCCACACCGTCTTCCTGACTCTGCAGGGAAAGCGCCAGGGTGAAAATATTGCCGAGGCCACCGTAGTAAGTAGAGCTGGTGTAGTAGCCCGGGTTGGATTCCATATTCAGGAAGTTATACGCAAAGCGCGCGGCAAAAAGCGGGTTGTCATCCTGGTTGCTGTAGCCGTCCACCCCGTAAAAGGAACCCGCCGCATACTGGAACTTACCGGCGGTGCCCCAAAAGGTAATCCCCTCATCCCGCCCGATCAGCCCCGCCTGACCACCCTGGTCGGATGCGTAAAGCGGCTGGCGATACTGGTTCCAGGAAAGCGCGTAGTAAGGACCGCTCATCTCAATCCGGTCCGCCGGCGTCAACATCCGCCCCACCCAGATATTGAACTCTGGAGCAAATTCAAACTGCGCAATCGCATCCAGCACATCTGCAGTATCGTTATCGCGCTGCTGCAGGTTAAAGGTAAACTTCACCGTATCGTTCAACTGGCCCGAGCTATACACCCGGATATCCGGCAGGGTAAATTCACTGTCCCCTTCCACCGACTGAAACTGGGACCGGAACCCCGCCCCGATACTGAACGTCTGCCCGCCTTCCGATTCAAACTGCTTGGCCAGCGCCGGCGTCGCCACCGCACTGCCAGCCACTACCGCCGCGGCAATCGCGCCGCGTAAACACCACTTGTTTGACTGCGTACCACTTTCCAGTCTCATACCTCCTGACAACCTTTCCATAAGTTTCCCCTTGGTCTTGGCCCTGATTGGTTATTTTTTGTTGCTATCGATTATTCGACCGACCGGACAGAGGAGCCATACGCGTATTGGGGTACAGGACTACGTCATTTGACGGTTTTCAGGCTTGCGGGTGGAAGTACACTAAAGATGAGAAGAAACAGCACAGAATCCGGTATTCTTGTTGCATAGAAAAAGAAAATGACGAGAACCAAGCAGTAACAGGCGATACCCGGTGGTTGGAATATTTACGGGCAACGATAACGACAACGAACAACAGGCCATGCGACCCGCACAACAGGTATTCCGCGTACGGCGGACCTACAACAAGTGGGTAGGAGACGAAACACTCGAAGACTTCGCACTGCGTTTTACCGCCGTGCGTGGGCGCCGCTTTACCATCGAACAGGTCGCCAAAACCGCCCTCGGAGCCACCGCCTTTCTCGCGTTAGAGGCCATCGCCGCCTCGGTCACCCTCAGCTACGGCTTTATCAACACCGTCGCCGCCATGCTCGCTGTGGCTGCAGTGATCTTTATTACCGGCTTCCCGATCAGCTACTACGCCGCCAAGCACGGCCTGGACATCGACCTGCTCACCCGCGGCGCCGGCTTCGGTTATCTCGGTTCCACCATCACCTCACTGATTTACGCCAGCTTCACCTTTATTTTCTTCGCCATTGAAGCCGCCATCCTCACCTCGGCACTGCATGCGCTGCTGGGGATACCACCGGCCATCGGCTACATCCTGTGCGCGGTAGCGGTCATCCCCATCGTGACCCACGGCATCCGCGCGGTAAGCAAATTCCAGATTGGCACCCAG includes these proteins:
- the urtA gene encoding urea ABC transporter substrate-binding protein, whose product is MKLKNYFAGLALAAGTTVISSVALAAETIKVGVLHSLSGTMAISETTLKDTVLMMVDEQNRKGGLLGKKLEAVVVDPASDWPLFAEKARELLTKEKVDVIFGCWTSVSRKSVLPVVEELNGLMFYPVQYEGEESSRNVFYTGASPNQQAIPAVDYLMSDLEVERWVLAGTDYVYPRTTNKILEAYLESSGVAEEDIMISYTPFGHSDWQSIVSDIKKFGSAGKKTAVVSTINGDANVPFYKELANQGVSSEDIPVVAFSVGEEELSGIDTGPLVGHLAAWNYFQGIDSEANEYFVQQWKKFIGDEKRVTNDPMEATYIGFNMWAKAVEKAGTTDVDAVEQAMIGIEFPNLTGGMAKMNKNHHLSKPVFIGEIQDDGQFEVVWETDGVVAGDAWSDFLPGSKDLIADWTAPIKCGNYNTQSKACSGQAQ